A genomic region of Christiangramia sp. OXR-203 contains the following coding sequences:
- a CDS encoding alpha/beta fold hydrolase, translated as MNKKDISFKNADGKELKGVLELPLNETPTNFAIFAHCFTCNKNFHAPTNISRTLASHGYGVLRFDFTGLGDSEGDFEDTNFSGNVEDLISAAKYLEENYHAPSIMIGHSLGGAAALFASKQLESIRCMVTINAPSNLTHVKSHFKSNMKEIEEQGYAEVNIGGREFRIKQQFVKDLDDNEDATALQEIRKALLILHSPQDNIVSIDHAEDLYRSAWHPKSFVSLDGADHMLSDKSDSLYTGNLIATWAARYIDSEEKEELSTDHEVVANLGEHGYTTQIRTGNHSFIADEPAKVGGADLGPTPYELVSAGLAACTSMTIQMYARRKNWSIQNVETHVSYSKKHADDCENCEDAGAKIDTFEREISIKGDLDEKQLERVLQIADKCPVHKTLSSTGKINSKLRD; from the coding sequence ATGAACAAGAAGGATATAAGCTTTAAAAATGCAGATGGAAAAGAACTGAAGGGAGTTCTGGAATTACCACTTAATGAAACCCCTACAAACTTCGCGATCTTTGCCCACTGTTTTACCTGTAACAAAAATTTTCACGCTCCTACGAATATTAGCCGAACGCTGGCATCGCATGGCTACGGAGTTCTTAGATTCGATTTTACGGGCCTGGGAGATAGTGAAGGAGACTTTGAAGACACCAACTTTTCAGGAAATGTAGAAGATCTAATTTCAGCAGCGAAGTACCTGGAAGAAAATTACCATGCTCCCAGTATTATGATTGGACATTCACTGGGAGGAGCTGCAGCCTTATTTGCCTCAAAACAGCTCGAAAGTATTCGCTGCATGGTCACTATAAATGCACCTTCCAATCTTACCCACGTAAAATCCCATTTCAAATCCAATATGAAGGAAATTGAAGAACAGGGTTATGCCGAAGTGAATATTGGCGGTAGAGAATTCAGGATCAAACAACAATTTGTGAAAGACCTGGATGATAATGAGGATGCAACAGCGCTTCAAGAAATTAGAAAAGCTTTGCTAATATTACATTCTCCACAAGATAACATTGTGTCCATAGATCATGCTGAAGATTTGTATAGATCTGCATGGCATCCAAAAAGCTTCGTTAGCCTGGACGGAGCAGACCATATGCTGAGCGATAAAAGTGACTCATTATATACAGGAAACCTGATTGCTACCTGGGCTGCACGTTATATAGATTCCGAAGAAAAGGAAGAATTAAGTACAGATCATGAGGTAGTCGCTAACCTTGGTGAACATGGCTATACTACCCAGATTAGAACAGGGAATCATAGTTTTATTGCAGATGAACCTGCTAAAGTTGGTGGCGCAGATCTTGGTCCTACTCCTTACGAGTTGGTTTCGGCGGGACTTGCCGCCTGTACCTCCATGACCATTCAAATGTATGCCCGCCGCAAGAACTGGAGTATACAGAATGTAGAAACGCATGTAAGTTATTCGAAAAAACATGCTGATGACTGCGAAAATTGCGAAGATGCCGGTGCTAAAATTGATACTTTCGAAAGAGAGATCTCGATCAAAGGTGATCTTGATGAAAAGCAACTGGAACGTGTGCTGCAGATCGCAGATAAATGCCCGGTCCATAAAACCTTATCCTCTACAGGGAAAATAAATTCAAAATTGCGTGATTAA
- a CDS encoding superoxide dismutase family protein has translation MKRISLSLVLCAGLVFTGCKNDKKEKEMDDQNETEMSSEMDSQKNEEKKKAKVTLQSVSNSALSGNVVFTQEDGEVSMTAIISGLAEGTHAIHIHEKGDCSAADGKSAGGHWNPTGEDHGKWGDPEGFHKGDIGNFEVDENGNGTVNLTTDEWCLDCGDKNKDLAGKAVIVHDGVDDYTSQPSGAAGTRVGCGVIEM, from the coding sequence ATGAAACGTATTAGTTTATCTCTAGTTCTTTGCGCCGGATTAGTTTTCACAGGATGTAAGAACGACAAGAAAGAAAAAGAAATGGATGACCAGAACGAGACAGAAATGTCTTCAGAAATGGACAGCCAGAAAAATGAAGAAAAAAAGAAAGCAAAAGTTACTTTGCAATCTGTTAGCAACTCAGCCCTTAGTGGTAATGTAGTATTTACGCAAGAAGATGGTGAGGTTTCCATGACTGCAATTATCAGTGGTCTTGCTGAAGGAACTCACGCTATTCATATTCACGAAAAAGGAGACTGTTCAGCAGCAGATGGTAAATCTGCCGGTGGACACTGGAACCCAACTGGTGAAGACCATGGAAAATGGGGTGATCCAGAAGGTTTCCATAAAGGAGATATAGGAAATTTCGAAGTTGATGAGAATGGAAATGGAACCGTTAATCTTACTACCGATGAGTGGTGTCTTGATTGTGGTGACAAGAATAAAGATCTTGCAGGAAAAGCAGTGATCGTTCATGACGGTGTAGATGATTATACATCTCAACCTTCAGGAGCAGCCGGAACCAGAGTTGGTTGTGGAGTTATTGAAATGTAA
- a CDS encoding RNA polymerase sigma factor — MQQDGLILELQNGNQRAFERIYELYSESVYGIIFSIVNDQDIAEEILQDVFLKIWNNASSYNSSKGRFFTWILNIARNASIDQLRSKRHKNSQKNLTADNFVDILESKSNFSAQADAIGIQKYIDVLKPVCKKLIDLLFFKGFTQKETAEELDMPLGTVKTRNRACINSLRNMLAE, encoded by the coding sequence ATGCAGCAGGACGGTTTAATCCTTGAACTTCAGAATGGTAATCAAAGAGCTTTCGAAAGAATCTATGAGCTTTATTCTGAAAGTGTTTACGGTATTATATTCAGTATAGTGAACGATCAGGATATTGCAGAGGAAATACTACAGGATGTCTTTTTAAAGATCTGGAATAACGCTTCATCATACAATTCAAGCAAAGGCCGGTTTTTCACCTGGATCTTAAATATCGCCCGGAACGCTTCTATAGATCAGCTTCGCTCCAAGAGACACAAGAACAGCCAGAAAAACCTGACAGCAGATAATTTCGTAGATATTCTGGAAAGTAAGTCTAACTTCTCTGCTCAGGCAGATGCTATTGGAATTCAGAAATATATTGATGTTCTAAAGCCTGTTTGTAAGAAATTGATAGACTTGCTCTTCTTTAAAGGATTTACACAGAAGGAAACAGCGGAAGAGCTGGATATGCCACTGGGCACGGTTAAAACCAGAAACAGAGCGTGTATTAATTCACTTCGGAATATGTTAGCTGAATAA